In Caldicellulosiruptor morganii, the following proteins share a genomic window:
- a CDS encoding Csac_0668 family 2Fe-2S cluster-binding (seleno)protein, translated as MECCTNSCCTSCCESSFAKAFSQVCPVCKQEGIPVKNFTVRHIVLEEYLPQVGTKDYFLCTNPECDVGYYQGENLFYKQQLRVPIWLKKDANPKYVCYCSRVTEEDIIDAVLKKGAKTLGDACKITGAMTECKCEINNPTGKCCTDLVKEAFDKAMKIKEGKM; from the coding sequence ATGGAGTGCTGCACAAACTCCTGCTGCACATCATGCTGTGAAAGCAGTTTTGCTAAGGCTTTTTCTCAAGTCTGCCCTGTTTGCAAGCAGGAAGGAATACCTGTAAAAAACTTTACAGTGAGGCATATTGTTTTGGAAGAGTATTTGCCTCAAGTAGGAACTAAGGATTATTTTTTGTGCACAAACCCGGAGTGTGATGTGGGATACTACCAGGGGGAAAATCTCTTTTACAAACAGCAGCTAAGGGTTCCAATCTGGCTTAAAAAAGATGCAAATCCCAAGTATGTATGCTATTGTAGCAGGGTTACAGAAGAGGATATAATTGATGCGGTTTTGAAAAAAGGAGCAAAAACTTTGGGTGATGCATGTAAAATCACAGGCGCAATGACAGAGTGCAAATGTGAGATAAATAACCCAACCGGAAAGTGCTGCACAGATCTTGTAAAAGAGGCATTTGATAAGGCTATGAAAATAAAAGAAGGGAAAATGTAA
- a CDS encoding nitroreductase family protein, producing MPNHVEEEKIKLLLEAAIFAPSAVNGQPWFFTVVQNVEILNKMNQEIKNIILQSSDENLKNFASKEDFNVFHNAPMAIIVSGKENSQSAQVDCAAATQNILLAAKSLGLASCWIGFVGILFSSSKAQDYIKLLKIPEGFKPLWAIALGYTENYPKTAPERNWSVVEWIK from the coding sequence TTGCCCAACCATGTTGAAGAGGAAAAAATAAAACTTCTGCTTGAAGCTGCAATCTTTGCCCCATCTGCTGTAAATGGTCAACCATGGTTTTTTACAGTGGTTCAAAATGTTGAGATTTTAAACAAAATGAATCAGGAAATAAAAAACATTATACTTCAGTCTTCTGATGAAAACCTGAAAAACTTTGCTTCAAAAGAAGATTTTAATGTTTTCCATAATGCCCCAATGGCTATAATTGTCTCGGGAAAAGAAAACAGTCAGTCTGCCCAGGTTGACTGTGCAGCTGCAACCCAGAATATTCTCCTTGCAGCAAAATCGCTGGGATTGGCTTCATGCTGGATTGGATTTGTTGGAATACTGTTTTCAAGTTCAAAAGCCCAGGATTATATAAAACTTCTCAAAATTCCTGAGGGGTTCAAACCTCTGTGGGCAATTGCTCTGGGATACACTGAAAATTATCCCAAAACAGCACCTGAGAGAAACTGGAGTGTGGTTGAGTGGATAAAGTAG
- a CDS encoding glycoside hydrolase family 28 protein, with protein sequence MKVVITDFGAKPDGLSFCTEAIQKAIDTCFENGGGVVVIPAEIYLSRPIRLKSNVTLYLEEGAVIKAINNIEDYYQIGYYHNEWGEVTSFLYAMNEKNIAVEGKGTIDLSGSSFMDFSKAFNQFEELSQLDKDQFEETECRPIHRPNQPIFFYNCENISLSGISIIDSPCWTVCIHSSKYIKVNNIRIMNNLRVPNSDGIHLCSCENVIITDSFFTCGDDCVAISGITNWEKPCENIIVSNCIMQTRSAALRMGHLDSKVKNVIASNLIILDSNRGIAIFANGKNGYVKSVTVSNVVMTTKIFAGTWWGKGEPIVIASPEEGNFIEDVSISNVKAYSENEILIYGKDNNIRNILLENIDIHLGFGKNRQLFCKKIDILPSECPPFPDYMNKIPWIFAKDILNLKLQDINYGYNLQSSKNNFDIEGIFENVKNSFISGIRKIDYSTK encoded by the coding sequence TTGAAAGTAGTCATTACTGACTTTGGGGCAAAACCAGATGGTTTGAGCTTTTGTACAGAGGCAATACAAAAGGCCATTGACACCTGTTTTGAAAATGGTGGTGGAGTTGTAGTTATACCTGCTGAAATTTATTTGAGCCGCCCTATAAGGTTAAAATCTAATGTAACCCTGTATTTAGAAGAAGGTGCTGTAATCAAAGCAATCAACAATATTGAAGATTATTATCAAATTGGTTATTACCATAACGAATGGGGAGAAGTTACTTCCTTTTTATATGCAATGAATGAAAAAAACATAGCAGTTGAAGGAAAAGGTACAATTGACCTTTCCGGAAGCAGTTTTATGGACTTTTCAAAAGCATTCAACCAGTTTGAAGAGCTATCCCAACTTGATAAAGATCAATTTGAAGAGACAGAATGCAGGCCCATTCACAGACCAAACCAGCCCATATTCTTTTATAACTGTGAAAATATCAGTCTGAGCGGTATTTCAATTATCGACTCACCTTGCTGGACAGTTTGTATTCATTCATCAAAATACATCAAGGTTAATAACATAAGGATTATGAACAATCTCAGAGTCCCAAACAGTGACGGAATACATCTTTGCTCATGTGAAAATGTAATAATAACAGACAGTTTCTTTACCTGCGGAGATGATTGTGTTGCTATATCTGGCATCACAAACTGGGAAAAACCATGTGAAAATATAATTGTATCAAACTGCATAATGCAAACACGCTCAGCAGCGTTGCGGATGGGACACCTTGATAGTAAAGTAAAGAATGTGATTGCTTCCAACCTTATCATTCTGGATTCAAATAGAGGAATTGCAATATTTGCAAACGGCAAAAACGGGTATGTCAAATCAGTTACAGTTTCAAATGTTGTAATGACAACAAAGATATTTGCTGGTACATGGTGGGGAAAAGGTGAGCCAATTGTAATTGCCTCTCCCGAAGAAGGCAATTTTATTGAAGATGTCTCTATTTCCAATGTAAAAGCTTATTCGGAAAACGAAATCTTAATCTATGGTAAAGATAACAATATCCGAAACATCTTACTTGAAAATATTGACATACACCTTGGCTTTGGCAAAAACAGGCAACTATTTTGTAAAAAAATTGACATTCTCCCAAGCGAATGCCCACCTTTCCCTGACTATATGAATAAAATTCCATGGATTTTTGCAAAAGATATTTTGAACCTCAAACTTCAGGATATTAACTATGGATATAATCTGCAAAGCTCAAAAAACAATTTTGATATAGAGGGAATCTTTGAAAATGTTAAGAATTCCTTCATTTCTGGTATACGAAAGATTGATTATTCCACAAAATAA
- a CDS encoding glycosyl hydrolase: protein MKISKGIKEAILNGVKIIKEDTSDEYVYSAVPESDKFEIEFCLDIKESGYYALYLYYKAEKYAKAVFLVDIDGLCYGDVRLNSESYEVSKLKIGEVFLENGQKRIKFYAGWGIAQIYKIELEKIHLQEGTPLFKLTNQLASDKCKKLIEYFSEIYSRAIIAGQHTNTAVGSEISYIEYQTGKRPALRGFDFLSYTKHTVTNNMTYDAMFEVMLNRGSVEEAIKWHRESGGIVTFCWHWFSPTGGNDKTFYTKNTDFDLEAALCPDTKENKLLMEDIYEIGKWLKVMADADVPVIFRPLHEADGRWFWWGAKGPKAYKELYYLLYDVYTNYFKLNNLIWVWNTPHPDWKIEEEYYDIAGVDFYAPAQNYGPISFWYNYIYELTGGKKPIALTEDGPIPDPDKLQSSKTYWLWFMPWWGGFTTDGRINSFEHLKNVYNHPYVITLDRFDLFRR, encoded by the coding sequence ATGAAAATCAGCAAGGGTATAAAAGAAGCAATATTGAATGGAGTAAAAATTATCAAAGAGGATACCAGTGATGAGTATGTTTATAGTGCTGTGCCTGAATCAGATAAGTTTGAAATAGAATTTTGTTTGGACATAAAAGAAAGCGGCTACTATGCTCTATATCTTTATTACAAAGCAGAAAAGTATGCGAAAGCTGTCTTTCTTGTAGATATAGATGGATTGTGCTATGGCGATGTGAGACTGAATTCTGAATCTTATGAAGTTTCAAAATTAAAGATTGGAGAGGTTTTTTTAGAAAACGGACAGAAGAGAATAAAATTTTATGCAGGCTGGGGGATTGCTCAAATATATAAAATTGAGCTTGAAAAAATACATTTACAAGAAGGCACTCCTTTATTTAAGCTTACAAATCAACTTGCCTCTGATAAATGCAAGAAATTAATAGAATATTTTTCAGAAATTTATAGCAGGGCAATTATTGCCGGTCAACATACAAACACAGCAGTGGGGTCTGAAATTTCCTATATAGAATATCAAACAGGCAAAAGACCAGCTCTTCGTGGCTTTGATTTTCTAAGCTATACAAAGCACACTGTTACCAATAATATGACCTACGATGCAATGTTTGAGGTGATGTTAAATCGGGGTTCTGTCGAAGAAGCAATTAAGTGGCACAGAGAATCAGGTGGAATTGTGACATTTTGCTGGCATTGGTTCTCTCCAACAGGAGGCAACGACAAGACATTTTATACCAAAAACACTGACTTTGATTTAGAGGCTGCTCTCTGTCCGGATACTAAAGAAAACAAGCTGCTGATGGAGGATATTTATGAAATTGGCAAGTGGCTAAAAGTCATGGCAGATGCAGATGTGCCTGTTATCTTCAGACCTCTTCATGAAGCTGACGGCAGATGGTTCTGGTGGGGTGCAAAAGGTCCGAAGGCTTATAAAGAACTTTATTATCTTTTATATGATGTATATACTAATTACTTCAAGCTAAACAATCTCATATGGGTTTGGAATACGCCACATCCTGATTGGAAAATAGAAGAGGAGTACTATGACATTGCAGGGGTTGATTTTTATGCCCCGGCTCAAAACTATGGTCCCATTTCGTTTTGGTATAATTATATTTATGAACTGACAGGAGGTAAAAAGCCCATAGCTTTGACAGAAGACGGACCAATTCCTGACCCGGATAAGCTCCAGAGTTCAAAGACTTACTGGCTTTGGTTTATGCCCTGGTGGGGAGGATTCACAACTGATGGCAGAATAAATTCATTTGAACATTTGAAAAATGTTTATAACCATCCTTACGTAATTACACTGGATAGATTTGACCTGTTCAGGAGATGA
- a CDS encoding sigma-70 family RNA polymerase sigma factor produces MLKTPKEAEDIAQEVFYKLIKNPPREDNIQGWLITVAKNLAINYLKSQKRIYIGEETIICSQTSQDDIEILQVKMTLEKLPDEQKDLLLLKYSGYTYEEIAKIMNINPNSVGTMIARAQKKFRKIYEEGEGE; encoded by the coding sequence ATGCTGAAAACTCCAAAAGAGGCAGAAGACATTGCACAGGAAGTTTTTTACAAGCTCATTAAAAATCCCCCTCGCGAGGATAATATTCAAGGATGGCTTATTACTGTTGCAAAAAACCTTGCAATAAACTACCTAAAATCACAAAAAAGAATTTATATTGGAGAAGAAACTATCATCTGTTCTCAAACCTCACAAGATGATATTGAAATACTTCAGGTCAAAATGACACTTGAAAAACTGCCTGATGAACAAAAAGACCTGCTACTTTTGAAATACTCTGGATATACATACGAAGAAATAGCAAAAATTATGAATATAAACCCAAACTCGGTTGGGACTATGATTGCAAGAGCTCAAAAGAAGTTCAGAAAAATTTATGAGGAGGGGGAAGGAGAGTGA
- a CDS encoding anti-sigma factor family protein, with translation MMCYSEGKLQELIDGVLSKEESLQVKKHLLLCRKCRKLYNELKKTNEFVSLKMQKVLSSTTNNKKGGLMVMINKNRKIIFTAAVAAVFLVSIIFTPFGKALSDALRIFRAASVEPVAITISDLQEIESKLQQINANSTIDLKQFGKIDFKSSENHSLFVESLDSSEFESAKNILKKYNISSDEIAYFWQKENIKSMMINENPNIELKFKLDIDKINQLLKSLGSKNLLPQALDQKEFVLTMEGALNLTFYPVKNSEESKKDNVYMIPSLEIGIIKAPKLTTPVELDEVKIYETIANLPFVPNSIRSQLLSIKDPLSTLPIPVNKNEYDYKKVSIAGNEGLIVYHKNNPNDSAILWVDDSKSIKYIKAESASEQKLVELANLLK, from the coding sequence ATGATGTGCTATAGCGAAGGGAAGCTTCAAGAGCTCATTGATGGGGTGCTTTCCAAAGAGGAAAGTTTGCAAGTCAAAAAACATCTTCTTTTGTGCAGAAAGTGCAGAAAACTCTACAACGAACTTAAAAAAACAAATGAGTTTGTATCTTTGAAAATGCAGAAAGTGCTCAGTTCAACCACAAATAATAAAAAAGGAGGGCTAATGGTTATGATTAATAAAAACAGAAAGATTATTTTTACAGCAGCTGTAGCAGCTGTTTTTTTGGTCAGCATAATTTTTACACCATTTGGAAAAGCTTTATCAGATGCCCTGAGGATTTTCAGAGCAGCGTCTGTTGAGCCAGTTGCAATTACTATTTCTGACCTTCAGGAAATTGAAAGCAAGCTGCAGCAGATTAATGCTAATTCTACAATTGATTTGAAACAGTTTGGGAAAATTGATTTTAAAAGCTCAGAAAATCACAGCCTATTTGTGGAATCATTGGATTCAAGTGAGTTTGAATCTGCAAAAAATATTCTCAAAAAATACAATATAAGCTCTGATGAGATAGCTTATTTCTGGCAAAAAGAAAACATTAAAAGTATGATGATTAATGAGAACCCAAATATAGAATTAAAATTCAAACTTGATATTGACAAAATAAACCAGCTCTTAAAATCACTTGGTTCCAAAAACCTGCTACCTCAAGCACTTGACCAAAAAGAGTTTGTGCTTACCATGGAAGGTGCTCTTAATTTAACCTTCTATCCTGTAAAAAATTCTGAAGAGTCCAAAAAAGACAATGTATATATGATACCTTCATTGGAAATAGGAATTATAAAAGCTCCAAAGTTAACAACCCCTGTTGAATTAGATGAGGTTAAAATATATGAAACAATAGCAAACTTACCATTTGTTCCAAACAGTATTAGGTCTCAGCTTCTTTCAATCAAAGACCCTCTTTCAACACTCCCAATTCCTGTGAATAAGAATGAATATGATTATAAGAAAGTCAGTATAGCAGGCAATGAAGGACTCATTGTTTACCATAAGAACAATCCCAACGATAGTGCTATTTTGTGGGTAGATGACAGCAAGAGTATAAAATATATTAAAGCAGAATCTGCTTCCGAGCAAAAGCTTGTTGAACTTGCAAACTTACTGAAATAA
- a CDS encoding ABC transporter ATP-binding protein has protein sequence MKTENLTKEYSSKNGCFNINLEIEKPMVFGLLGPNGAGKSTLVKTLVGLLRPTGGKAFLLGKPLDDIAIKSKIGYLPENFKYPDWMTAYEVMEFHCQLLRMKNYKNEIYSLLEKVGIIEHKDKKIRSFSKGMQQRLGLAVSMLNKPEIIFLDEPTSALDPVGRIDVRNIIIELKKQGTTVFLNSHLLSEVEKVCDKVAIINKGYIVAMGTIDELTRKALNVTFVLDKVDSKLFEIMSLKNINVLTHSQNTLEVELPSHEDIPILVEEFVKSGYKIYEVKKSQELESVFMQVIGEGFF, from the coding sequence TTGAAAACAGAAAACCTTACAAAAGAGTATTCATCCAAAAACGGTTGTTTTAATATAAATCTTGAAATAGAAAAACCTATGGTGTTTGGCCTTTTAGGTCCAAATGGTGCTGGAAAAAGCACACTTGTAAAAACCCTTGTGGGACTTTTGAGACCCACAGGGGGAAAGGCTTTTTTGCTTGGAAAACCTCTTGATGATATTGCTATTAAATCAAAAATAGGTTATCTTCCTGAAAATTTTAAATACCCTGACTGGATGACAGCTTATGAGGTTATGGAATTTCACTGTCAGCTTCTCAGAATGAAAAACTACAAAAATGAGATTTATTCTCTGCTTGAAAAGGTAGGTATAATCGAACACAAAGACAAAAAGATAAGGTCATTTAGCAAAGGAATGCAGCAGAGGCTTGGACTTGCAGTCAGTATGTTAAATAAACCCGAGATAATATTCTTGGATGAACCAACCTCGGCACTTGACCCAGTTGGCAGAATTGATGTGAGAAATATAATAATTGAGCTAAAAAAACAGGGAACAACAGTGTTTTTAAACTCGCACCTTTTGTCTGAGGTTGAAAAGGTTTGTGACAAGGTTGCAATAATTAACAAAGGCTACATTGTTGCAATGGGAACAATTGATGAGCTGACAAGAAAAGCTTTAAATGTAACTTTTGTGCTGGATAAAGTAGATAGCAAATTATTTGAAATTATGAGTTTGAAAAATATAAACGTCTTGACTCATTCCCAAAATACCTTAGAGGTGGAACTTCCTTCGCATGAAGACATACCCATTCTTGTTGAAGAATTTGTGAAAAGTGGTTATAAGATATATGAAGTTAAAAAATCCCAGGAGCTCGAAAGTGTGTTCATGCAGGTTATAGGAGAGGGGTTTTTCTGA
- a CDS encoding ABC transporter permease, whose protein sequence is MTAIIRYSFKEFVRKKIFLITILMSVAFLFLYIWGLKEIAENLKQQSGMMTFAMQQVTVFSSLGFYFSHLMVAFLVVFATSGIISSEIENYNVHTIIVRPIARWKYVLARYLGALIFITLYSTAIFFSIYTINKTVGFSIDHPISKIVLGWLLFELIAVVLLTVTTFFSTSFSTLATGILVVLLFGFAMIGGFLEQIGYAIANFSKASTTLQTIGIVSSLILPTDNIYREMANILFKSNLIDFSTIDPFAGISKNSIYMRIYWFFYIFVLIYLTIKKFEKKDLT, encoded by the coding sequence ATGACGGCAATAATAAGATACTCTTTTAAAGAATTTGTAAGAAAGAAGATATTTTTGATTACAATTTTGATGTCAGTAGCCTTTTTGTTTTTGTACATCTGGGGGTTAAAAGAAATAGCAGAAAATCTAAAACAGCAAAGCGGTATGATGACATTTGCAATGCAGCAGGTTACTGTATTTTCATCGCTTGGTTTTTACTTTTCGCACCTGATGGTTGCTTTTCTGGTTGTGTTTGCAACATCAGGGATAATTTCGTCTGAGATTGAAAATTATAATGTTCACACAATCATTGTTCGTCCAATTGCACGCTGGAAATATGTACTTGCAAGGTACTTGGGTGCTTTAATTTTTATAACCTTATATTCAACTGCAATATTCTTTAGCATCTACACTATCAATAAGACTGTGGGATTTTCTATTGATCACCCAATCTCAAAGATAGTTTTGGGATGGCTTCTGTTTGAATTAATTGCTGTTGTGCTTTTAACTGTTACAACATTTTTCAGCACATCGTTTTCAACTCTTGCAACAGGGATACTTGTTGTACTTCTGTTTGGATTTGCTATGATAGGAGGTTTTTTGGAGCAGATTGGCTATGCAATAGCAAATTTTTCAAAGGCATCAACAACGCTTCAGACAATCGGTATTGTATCAAGTTTAATCTTGCCAACTGACAATATTTATCGTGAGATGGCAAATATTCTTTTTAAATCCAATTTAATTGACTTTTCGACCATTGACCCATTTGCGGGAATATCAAAAAATAGTATTTACATGAGAATATACTGGTTTTTCTATATATTTGTCCTAATATACCTAACTATTAAAAAGTTTGAAAAAAAGGATTTGACATAA
- a CDS encoding ABC transporter permease, with translation MVIKKIPLRMIKREFLQFLSIMLLVAIATMTYTLFAVSMQDIDYNYEVFKDKYNQEDGNFITAKEVDLKLLKDRFGIRAEERLFVDAQEDNFVLRVFSIPEEINKPYIEKGRMPSKGEILVDPAFYRAHNLTIGSVLNIGGQNFRVSGIAYLPDYIYIIKNDQDFLPDPEHFGFALMNGNEMKKLFNTFPVHYYCFKGRIKDIDRFKEFLNSNWELLKFMQRDQNPRIMYTEIKVKNAKNLTLPLSLFIIFVSSFILFIVMRRVINTMHAEIGTIYSMGYAQKDVLKVFMKFPLYIWLFGSVSGVLLGIIEAAPFARFYRSYFTLPEIKSILPWQHVFVAMLMPAIFIFLSGYLAIKNFFKLTIVQMLHGIDEIKFGKLPSIKFFDRFEFKTRIMLKYGWRHMGRELILAVGIIFSTILMMYGLTAKDAIVTAIEKTYEKNFKYSYLYLLNSISKHSEINMISEAEPFNLLYFDVKGTRLGIAIYGIKSSSEMIELYDEKGKEIPVSGELIITRPLANKLGVGEGDRIKLKNKFTGKEYTLKIGKVADLPVGNNGYMELESFNRIFGYRSEEYAGIFSKEKLEIPPGMIFESYAKAELVNTIKSSAGDLSKSIGVMALIAAILALLIVYVLSTLTLNENKKNIGILKMLGYREGSIFKMILGFNYISFFVGFAAGIPLSRFTMDWLMSTATRDIDFAMSLDLSVNSILSTFAILLLVFLISRFLARQKIAKVMPVEILRQQVD, from the coding sequence ATGGTGATTAAAAAAATTCCTTTGCGAATGATTAAAAGAGAATTTTTACAGTTCTTATCTATAATGCTGCTTGTTGCTATTGCCACAATGACATATACGCTTTTTGCTGTGTCAATGCAAGATATAGATTATAACTATGAAGTGTTTAAGGATAAATACAACCAGGAAGATGGGAATTTTATTACTGCAAAAGAGGTTGATTTAAAGCTTTTAAAAGATAGATTTGGTATTAGAGCAGAAGAGAGGCTTTTTGTAGATGCTCAGGAAGATAATTTTGTACTCAGAGTTTTCTCAATACCAGAGGAAATAAACAAACCATATATCGAAAAGGGCAGAATGCCATCAAAAGGTGAAATACTTGTAGACCCTGCATTTTACAGAGCGCACAATCTCACAATAGGTTCTGTACTTAATATAGGTGGACAGAATTTCAGGGTTTCTGGTATTGCTTATCTTCCAGATTATATTTACATTATTAAAAATGACCAGGATTTTTTACCTGACCCTGAGCATTTTGGCTTTGCTCTTATGAATGGAAATGAGATGAAGAAACTTTTCAACACTTTTCCTGTTCATTATTACTGTTTTAAAGGCAGGATAAAAGACATTGACAGGTTCAAAGAGTTTTTAAATAGCAACTGGGAACTTTTGAAGTTTATGCAAAGAGACCAGAATCCACGAATAATGTATACAGAGATAAAAGTTAAAAATGCAAAGAACCTAACTTTGCCACTCAGTCTTTTTATAATTTTTGTATCATCTTTTATACTCTTTATTGTCATGCGAAGGGTAATAAACACCATGCATGCTGAAATTGGCACAATCTATTCGATGGGATATGCACAGAAAGATGTGCTGAAGGTTTTTATGAAATTTCCGCTTTATATCTGGCTTTTTGGTTCTGTTTCTGGAGTGCTGCTTGGGATTATTGAAGCTGCGCCTTTTGCCAGGTTTTACAGGTCATACTTTACATTACCAGAGATAAAGTCAATTTTACCATGGCAGCATGTATTTGTTGCAATGCTTATGCCAGCAATATTTATCTTTCTTTCAGGCTACCTTGCAATCAAAAACTTTTTCAAGCTCACAATTGTTCAGATGCTTCATGGCATTGATGAAATAAAGTTTGGCAAGCTTCCTTCAATAAAGTTTTTTGATAGATTTGAGTTTAAAACAAGGATTATGCTAAAGTATGGCTGGCGGCATATGGGCAGAGAACTTATTTTAGCAGTTGGAATAATCTTTTCAACAATCCTGATGATGTACGGCTTGACTGCAAAGGATGCAATTGTTACGGCAATAGAAAAAACATATGAAAAGAATTTTAAGTACAGTTATCTTTATTTGCTAAACTCCATATCAAAACATTCCGAGATTAATATGATTTCTGAAGCTGAACCATTCAACCTTTTGTATTTTGACGTAAAAGGTACCAGGCTTGGCATAGCAATTTATGGAATAAAAAGCAGCTCAGAGATGATAGAGCTGTATGATGAGAAAGGGAAAGAAATTCCTGTGTCAGGTGAGCTTATTATAACCAGGCCGCTTGCAAACAAACTTGGGGTTGGCGAGGGTGATAGGATTAAACTGAAGAACAAATTTACAGGCAAAGAATATACTTTAAAAATAGGGAAAGTAGCAGACCTTCCGGTTGGGAACAACGGGTATATGGAGCTTGAGAGTTTTAACAGGATTTTTGGATACAGAAGTGAAGAATATGCCGGGATATTTTCAAAGGAAAAGCTTGAGATTCCACCGGGCATGATTTTTGAAAGTTATGCAAAAGCTGAACTTGTAAATACAATAAAATCATCTGCCGGGGATTTGTCAAAAAGTATAGGCGTGATGGCGCTAATTGCTGCCATTCTTGCTCTTTTGATTGTGTATGTTCTATCTACTTTGACTCTAAATGAAAACAAAAAGAACATTGGTATTTTGAAAATGCTGGGGTACAGAGAAGGAAGTATTTTTAAAATGATTCTTGGCTTTAATTATATTTCGTTTTTTGTAGGATTTGCTGCAGGAATTCCACTATCCAGGTTTACAATGGATTGGCTTATGAGCACAGCAACAAGAGATATCGATTTTGCAATGAGCCTTGATTTGAGTGTAAATAGCATCCTGTCTACATTTGCCATACTTCTTTTGGTCTTTTTAATTTCAAGATTTCTGGCAAGGCAGAAAATAGCAAAGGTTATGCCGGTTGAGATATTAAGACAGCAGGTTGATTGA
- a CDS encoding ABC transporter ATP-binding protein: MFIKVENLSKIYRMGKSEIRALDDVSFELEKGKIYTVIGPSGSGKTTLFNILGGLDRADKGRVFVDGKEITAMDQKRLSDYRRDYVGFVFQFFNLINGLTVYENVLSSAQLSKNPLDVDMVLKMVGVDSEKDKFPFELSGGQQQRVAIARAVVKNPALILCDEPTGALDYDSSKLVLKLLEDVNKKFGTTILIITHNLAISKMADATLRLRSGKLVEFSENHQKLSSQEVTW; encoded by the coding sequence GTGTTTATCAAAGTAGAAAATCTTTCTAAAATCTACAGGATGGGCAAAAGCGAAATTAGGGCTCTTGACGATGTTAGTTTTGAACTTGAAAAGGGAAAGATCTACACAGTGATAGGTCCATCCGGGTCGGGTAAGACCACACTTTTTAACATCCTTGGCGGGCTTGACAGAGCGGATAAAGGCAGGGTTTTTGTTGATGGCAAAGAGATAACTGCTATGGACCAAAAAAGGCTTTCTGATTACAGGCGCGATTATGTTGGTTTTGTGTTTCAGTTCTTCAACCTCATAAATGGGCTTACTGTTTATGAAAATGTGCTCTCAAGTGCACAGCTCAGCAAAAACCCCCTGGATGTTGACATGGTTTTGAAAATGGTGGGAGTAGATTCTGAAAAAGACAAATTCCCATTTGAGCTATCAGGCGGGCAGCAGCAAAGGGTTGCAATTGCAAGAGCAGTTGTCAAAAATCCTGCATTAATTCTGTGCGATGAGCCAACAGGTGCGCTTGACTATGACAGCAGCAAACTTGTGCTAAAACTTTTAGAAGATGTAAACAAAAAGTTTGGCACAACCATTTTGATAATTACACACAACCTTGCTATTTCCAAAATGGCGGATGCAACATTGAGACTCAGATCAGGCAAACTTGTAGAATTTTCAGAAAATCATCAAAAGCTCTCAAGTCAAGAGGTGACATGGTGA
- a CDS encoding TetR/AcrR family transcriptional regulator — protein MPKQTFLNLPEEKRNLITNTLIKHFSQKPYHEVDISDVAKECSVAKGSMYQYFENKKDMYFYAIEISYRRFLKLLEKLDMVHINIFDYYESSLKSIWVAIKELKYEYMLIERAFFSHDAPFRDEVNEKFLKQSRDFLIEVIKYNQEKGIVRDDIDPAVIAIFLEGAGFYMKKFIVEQALQNMSTTLDIDIDYFKNAMSQFWILIKEGIGKK, from the coding sequence ATGCCCAAGCAGACATTTTTAAACCTTCCGGAAGAGAAGAGAAATCTTATAACAAACACGTTAATAAAACATTTTTCACAAAAGCCCTATCATGAGGTTGATATATCGGATGTTGCAAAAGAGTGCAGTGTTGCAAAGGGGAGTATGTATCAGTATTTTGAAAACAAAAAGGATATGTATTTTTACGCAATAGAAATTTCTTACCGGAGGTTTTTAAAACTTCTTGAGAAGCTTGATATGGTTCATATAAACATTTTTGATTATTACGAAAGTTCATTGAAAAGTATATGGGTTGCGATAAAAGAATTAAAGTATGAATATATGCTCATAGAACGTGCATTTTTTTCACATGACGCACCTTTTAGAGATGAGGTAAATGAGAAGTTTCTAAAACAGTCAAGAGACTTTCTAATAGAGGTTATAAAATACAATCAGGAAAAAGGAATTGTAAGAGATGACATTGACCCAGCTGTAATTGCTATATTTTTAGAGGGTGCAGGATTTTATATGAAAAAATTTATAGTTGAACAGGCTTTGCAAAACATGTCAACTACACTTGACATCGATATAGATTATTTCAAAAATGCTATGTCGCAGTTCTGGATTTTAATAAAAGAAGGAATTGGTAAAAAGTAG